The genomic DNA AAGGTCCTCTCAAAACCGGCTTCAGAAATGGAAACCGTTTCGATCGGGAATCGCCACAAAGCAGCCGGCCGATCCAGGGCCAATACTACACCAAATCCTTTCCGTTCGTCAACAATGCCCAGGGAAGAAATATTTTCCGACTTGCCGGAAGCAGTAATAAGGCTCTTTTCCTCGCCCTCGACCAAGCAATAATTATCGTTAATATTTCCCTTCATAAAAGAAAAATTAAACTCTGTGCCAAACCAAAGGTGGACCACTTCCTGGCTTATATTGCTTAGGTCATAAACCACGTTTATTATTGATTGTTTTGCCATGATCGAGATCTCTTTTTCAACCCTGACCTCTTTCCCGTTTACCAGCCCATCTTTTTTCATCCTGAGCAAAACTTCGCTCCCTCGTCTTTGCGGCATAAAAGTATAGCTTCCCTCAAAATCCCCTTCTTCCTTAAACTTGTTCCGGCTAAATGATTCCAAAGTAGTCCCCTCGCTTAAAAAATGATCGACCAGGCAAAACCTGGGATGCCGGTCATAAATAAGAAGCTCATCCAAACCGGCTTTTTTCGCCCGATCAACAGTTTTGCGGGCCGCGTCTGACATTTCCGCTCCCCCCTGCCAGGCAGGCGGTTTAATCTTTTCGTGATAGGCCTCTTCCCGCCTGGCCAGGGTATTTATTAAATTGTAATTCTTAGGTTTATAATCGATCTCAAACAATGTCCCCCCCTGTGCGGGTGAAAAATAAAGATTGAGCATACTGCTGGTCAGCAGGACTTCTTCCCGGCCGTCGCGGTCAAGGTCGGTGATCGTTATGTCGGCATAATCATCGTTACCCCGGGCATGGCTATCCATGACCGCTTCCGCTTTCAGAATATTCTCATAGACCGCGTGGCGCAGGTAATTGAGATAGATCCCGCTAAACACTCCATGCCAATAAGCGCAGCCGCACTGGCTTTTATAGACCGCCAGCTCCGCTTCTTTTAGCCGGCTTTCCAATTCCTTCTCGCCAAGGAGCGACTTCCCTTTCTTCATCCGGGAGAGCCGGTCGCTGGCTTGCAGCATCCTCTTGTGCATCAGGTTTGATTCCGGATATTTAACCAGGAAGTTCCTAAAATATCCTCCGCTTAAAAACGGCAGGAATTCTTCCAGATAATCGTTCTTTTTCAAGTCGTCAATGATCCGTTTATATTTTTTCTCGGCCGCCGCCGGCAGCGACCAGTCCATCATTTCAAAATATGAGCTTGATGGCAGATATATTCTGCCGGCTGGAAGCTCTTCTTCCAAGTAATCGGAAAAGCTCCGGCTCTTGAGCCACTCGGCTTCTTCGATCAGGTCAAACAATTTATCGAGATAGCCGCTGCTAAATACTTTCTGGGTCCCTGGCCAAAGGCCGAATTTTTCGCCGTCGTCGGCGATCACCGCCAAACCCTGGTTTATTGAAAGCTGCCGCAGATGGTCCATGACTTCGTCGGGTTTTTTGAAAGGGATGGCGTGCCGTAAATACCGGCTGATCGGAAAGATCCGAAGCATCTCCCCCGCTTCTTCGGTCAGGTAATAACCGCTAAGCTGTTCTTTCTCCAGGCCGGCGGCAATAAAGTGGGAATCATCGAGCAAGGTGTACTCAACGCCGGATTGGGCCATGATCCTGGCCAGGTGCGGCTCCCAAACCCGCTCGGCCAGCCACATGCCGCGCGGCGCCGAACCAAACTTCCCCTTGAGATAATCGTTTTGCATCCTGATCTGGCCGTACTTGTCTTCGTCCGGAATCAGGGAAAGGATCGGCTCGTAATGCCCGCCGGTGAGGAGTTCAAGCTGCCCTTTTTTCACCAGATCTTTTAGCAAGCCGAGGAATTCAGGATGGCGGGACTCAAACCACTCCAGCAGGACCCCGCTGTAATGAGCGGCAAATTTTATTCGGGGATGACGGCGCAAGGTTTCGATAAATGGAAGATAGGAACGCTGGTAAGCTTCTTCTATGACCTGGTCAAGGTTCCCTACCGGCTGATGGCAATGGACCGCCAACAGCAGGTCGACCGGCCGATTTTTAAACCGACCACTGTTCTTGTTCGTATGTATCGCTTGGGACGGTGACATTTATTCCTCCGCCTTTTGGCCAGCGTTCAACTTCCTGGCCATCTTTGCTGATGACAACGACAAATTCAAGCCTGTCGTT from Candidatus Margulisiibacteriota bacterium includes the following:
- a CDS encoding DUF1926 domain-containing protein; the protein is MSPSQAIHTNKNSGRFKNRPVDLLLAVHCHQPVGNLDQVIEEAYQRSYLPFIETLRRHPRIKFAAHYSGVLLEWFESRHPEFLGLLKDLVKKGQLELLTGGHYEPILSLIPDEDKYGQIRMQNDYLKGKFGSAPRGMWLAERVWEPHLARIMAQSGVEYTLLDDSHFIAAGLEKEQLSGYYLTEEAGEMLRIFPISRYLRHAIPFKKPDEVMDHLRQLSINQGLAVIADDGEKFGLWPGTQKVFSSGYLDKLFDLIEEAEWLKSRSFSDYLEEELPAGRIYLPSSSYFEMMDWSLPAAAEKKYKRIIDDLKKNDYLEEFLPFLSGGYFRNFLVKYPESNLMHKRMLQASDRLSRMKKGKSLLGEKELESRLKEAELAVYKSQCGCAYWHGVFSGIYLNYLRHAVYENILKAEAVMDSHARGNDDYADITITDLDRDGREEVLLTSSMLNLYFSPAQGGTLFEIDYKPKNYNLINTLARREEAYHEKIKPPAWQGGAEMSDAARKTVDRAKKAGLDELLIYDRHPRFCLVDHFLSEGTTLESFSRNKFKEEGDFEGSYTFMPQRRGSEVLLRMKKDGLVNGKEVRVEKEISIMAKQSIINVVYDLSNISQEVVHLWFGTEFNFSFMKGNINDNYCLVEGEEKSLITASGKSENISSLGIVDERKGFGVVLALDRPAALWRFPIETVSISEAGFERTFQGSVLFPNWKISLHPGQKWKIKIALRIEE